In Chryseobacterium oranimense, a single window of DNA contains:
- a CDS encoding acyltransferase family protein: MKKIYPNLNSLRFIAASLVIIHHIELYKSLFGLKNYWNIPFFQIIGKLGVVLFFVLSGFLITSLLLHEKEIKHQISIKNFYLRRVLRIWPLYYLIVFLGFFVYPYIPFFDIPDKNIFPDVIPNRIPNIFYFLTIFANVGIPIYGEVPYTSQTWSIATEEQFYLFWPFIFILFPKKSVRIMVAIIIGYWIIKYLLNYTHLPFINGRIQEILKGFIFYFNINCMALGGIFAVLIHSKNLFINILFEKKVFYFSVVTTILLLLFGVNFGFFHYDIYAFLFAVIIINLACNDQFQNILENRITSYLGSISYGIYMYHFVALTIAIRTAIYFDTLWIIYPITFIITFTISHYSYKYFENFFLKLKSKFI, encoded by the coding sequence ATGAAAAAAATTTACCCTAACCTCAACTCCCTACGCTTTATTGCGGCCTCCCTAGTCATTATACATCACATTGAACTTTACAAATCTCTTTTTGGCTTAAAGAATTACTGGAATATTCCTTTTTTTCAAATTATCGGTAAGCTAGGAGTTGTATTATTTTTTGTGCTTAGTGGTTTTTTAATCACATCTTTATTATTACATGAAAAAGAAATAAAACATCAGATCTCTATTAAAAATTTCTATTTAAGAAGAGTTCTAAGAATTTGGCCTCTTTACTATTTGATAGTTTTTTTAGGCTTCTTTGTGTATCCCTACATCCCTTTTTTTGATATTCCTGATAAAAATATTTTCCCCGATGTAATTCCCAATCGGATCCCTAATATTTTTTACTTTTTAACGATTTTCGCAAATGTAGGTATACCAATCTACGGCGAGGTCCCATATACTTCTCAAACCTGGTCAATTGCTACAGAAGAGCAATTTTATTTATTCTGGCCATTTATTTTTATTTTGTTTCCGAAAAAATCGGTAAGAATAATGGTTGCAATTATTATAGGGTATTGGATCATTAAATATTTACTGAACTATACTCACTTACCGTTTATCAATGGCAGAATTCAAGAAATACTAAAGGGTTTTATTTTTTACTTCAACATTAACTGCATGGCATTAGGCGGCATTTTTGCTGTTTTAATTCACAGTAAAAATTTATTTATCAATATCCTTTTTGAAAAAAAAGTTTTTTATTTTTCCGTAGTCACAACAATACTGCTGCTTCTTTTCGGAGTAAATTTTGGCTTTTTTCATTATGATATTTATGCTTTTCTATTTGCTGTAATTATTATTAATCTTGCTTGCAATGATCAGTTTCAAAATATATTAGAAAACAGAATTACCAGCTATCTTGGTTCTATTTCTTATGGCATCTACATGTATCATTTCGTCGCATTAACTATTGCTATTAGGACGGCAATTTATTTTGATACCTTATGGATCATTTATCCAATAACTTTTATTATAACTTTTACTATTTCTCATTACTCCTACAAATATTTTGAAAATTTCTTTTTGAAACTAAAATCAAAATTTATTTAA
- a CDS encoding ferritin-like domain-containing protein: MNILKLLDKLSNDKFFTTEATRLETLTHISAFGKKAAVASVPIGLGGLMTTPAKAEAPNDLSGNVFKNALTDALQLALVLEYLENEYYAIGLAAAGLIPNSDRPVFMQISKHESAHVSFLKSTLTSLGVTPGAKPNFDFTAGGSFTPFTDYNQFLILAQAFEDTGVRAYKGQAGNVMSNGAVLQAALQIHSVEARHASQVRRMRANKGWIELANGGSMPSATNPVYAGEDNVNQAGFNTATAFGAAAGSAAYDEILTGSEAQAIAGLFIV; the protein is encoded by the coding sequence ATGAACATTCTTAAATTACTCGATAAGCTTTCTAATGATAAATTTTTTACCACAGAAGCAACAAGATTAGAAACTCTTACCCATATTTCAGCATTCGGCAAAAAAGCTGCAGTAGCTTCGGTTCCAATAGGTTTGGGAGGATTAATGACAACGCCGGCTAAAGCGGAAGCGCCGAACGATTTGTCCGGAAATGTTTTTAAAAATGCCCTTACCGATGCATTACAGCTGGCATTAGTGCTGGAATATCTGGAAAATGAATATTACGCGATAGGACTGGCTGCGGCCGGGCTTATTCCAAACTCAGACCGGCCTGTTTTCATGCAGATCTCAAAGCATGAATCGGCTCACGTATCATTCCTTAAAAGTACACTGACTTCTTTAGGAGTAACTCCCGGGGCAAAACCAAATTTTGATTTCACAGCTGGCGGAAGTTTCACGCCTTTTACAGATTATAATCAGTTTCTCATTCTTGCACAGGCTTTTGAAGATACAGGTGTCCGTGCCTATAAAGGGCAAGCTGGAAACGTCATGTCAAACGGTGCTGTTTTACAGGCAGCATTACAGATTCATTCCGTAGAAGCAAGACACGCTTCGCAGGTAAGAAGAATGAGAGCGAATAAAGGCTGGATAGAATTGGCCAATGGAGGAAGTATGCCTTCTGCTACTAATCCTGTGTATGCGGGAGAAGATAATGTAAATCAGGCCGGATTCAATACCGCAACTGCTTTCGGAGCAGCGGCAGGATCTGCGGCTTATGATGAAATATTAACAGGAAGTGAGGCTCAGGCCATCGCAGGGCTGTTTATTGTATAA
- a CDS encoding ferritin-like domain-containing protein, whose protein sequence is MKKTINVSNQGATLDTSRRNFLKLGGIGLAMAGLTLIGCDDDTDFGMMGDKVFDLGTGDVGVLNYAYALEQLEADFYTKVVNNFYSGISSIEKEIFTDLYHHEVIHRDFFKAAISGATSNILPTLQFQYSNVNFNDRNSVLATAKALEDTGVAAYNGAGKYITNPAYLVIAGKIVSVEARHASAIRNIINPGSTDFSGDDVIDSNGLDLAKEPKDIVMAAGGFIKTPFTWKERGII, encoded by the coding sequence ATGAAAAAAACAATTAATGTTTCTAACCAGGGAGCGACTCTCGATACAAGCAGAAGAAACTTTCTGAAACTGGGAGGCATAGGACTGGCTATGGCAGGGCTTACCCTCATCGGTTGCGATGATGATACTGACTTCGGAATGATGGGTGATAAGGTTTTTGACCTTGGAACCGGAGATGTCGGCGTTCTGAATTATGCCTATGCTCTTGAACAGCTGGAGGCTGATTTTTATACCAAAGTGGTCAATAATTTCTACTCTGGAATCTCGAGTATAGAAAAAGAAATCTTTACAGATCTCTATCACCACGAGGTTATTCACCGTGATTTTTTTAAAGCCGCTATCAGTGGAGCGACTTCGAATATCCTGCCCACGCTTCAGTTCCAGTATTCCAATGTAAATTTTAACGACAGAAATTCAGTTCTTGCTACAGCAAAAGCTTTGGAAGATACAGGAGTGGCGGCCTACAACGGTGCCGGAAAGTATATTACCAATCCCGCTTATCTGGTAATTGCCGGAAAGATTGTTTCTGTGGAGGCAAGACATGCCTCTGCGATCAGGAATATCATCAATCCCGGTTCAACAGATTTTTCAGGTGATGATGTAATTGACAGTAACGGACTTGATCTTGCCAAAGAACCTAAGGATATCGTTATGGCGGCAGGAGGATTTATAAAAACTCCTTTCACATGGAAAGAAAGAGGAATCATCTAA
- a CDS encoding fasciclin domain-containing protein, which produces MNTNSKIAALTMVALSFAFSGKVTAQTMKEKTVMVGGAAMYPSKNIIENAIHSKDHTTLVAAVKAAGLVETLQGAGPFTVLAPTDAAFSKLPKGTVETLVKPENKEMLTKILTYHVLAGKYNAKDIWAAVKAGKGKSMMKTVEGEGLTFWAKGKDLYVQDAKGNSAKVTIADVNQSNGVIHVIDTVLMP; this is translated from the coding sequence ATGAACACAAACTCAAAAATCGCAGCTCTTACAATGGTAGCCTTATCATTTGCTTTCAGCGGGAAGGTAACTGCACAAACGATGAAAGAAAAAACAGTAATGGTAGGTGGTGCAGCAATGTATCCCTCCAAAAATATTATTGAAAATGCCATACATTCTAAAGATCATACAACTTTGGTAGCTGCTGTAAAAGCAGCAGGTCTGGTAGAAACCTTGCAGGGTGCGGGACCTTTTACCGTACTGGCTCCTACTGATGCCGCATTTTCCAAGCTTCCTAAGGGCACCGTTGAAACTCTGGTAAAGCCTGAGAATAAAGAAATGCTTACCAAGATTTTAACCTATCATGTTCTTGCAGGAAAATACAATGCTAAGGATATCTGGGCTGCTGTAAAAGCTGGAAAAGGAAAAAGCATGATGAAAACAGTAGAAGGTGAAGGGCTTACTTTCTGGGCTAAAGGAAAAGATCTTTATGTACAGGATGCCAAAGGAAATAGTGCAAAAGTGACAATAGCTGATGTGAACCAGTCAAATGGAGTGATCCATGTGATTGATACGGTGCTGATGCCGTAA
- a CDS encoding RNA polymerase sigma factor, giving the protein MVLLKERNESGFHYLYDHYAGALYGVVFRIVQSKEYTEEVIQDVFVKIWNAVHQYDSSKGRFYTWMINIARNTAIDYLKSKGFQNELKNQSLPDFVYNSTELSTTNNSSDFIGFNNVLKGLEVDKQELIDLAYYQGYTQNEISEKLKIPLGTVKTKMRNALMKLKDLLKDYQ; this is encoded by the coding sequence ATCGTTTTACTTAAAGAAAGAAACGAATCAGGCTTTCACTATTTATACGATCATTATGCAGGAGCTCTGTATGGTGTGGTTTTCCGAATCGTACAGTCTAAAGAATATACGGAAGAAGTTATCCAGGATGTTTTCGTTAAAATCTGGAATGCTGTTCATCAGTATGATTCATCAAAAGGAAGGTTTTATACCTGGATGATTAATATTGCCAGGAATACGGCAATAGATTATTTAAAATCAAAAGGCTTTCAGAATGAGCTTAAAAACCAGTCACTTCCCGATTTCGTATATAATTCTACAGAACTTTCAACAACTAACAATTCGTCCGATTTTATCGGATTTAATAATGTGCTTAAAGGTCTGGAGGTAGATAAACAGGAACTTATTGATCTGGCTTACTACCAGGGATACACCCAGAACGAGATATCCGAAAAACTGAAGATACCCCTTGGAACGGTGAAAACCAAAATGCGGAATGCGCTCATGAAATTAAAGGATTTGTTAAAAGATTATCAATAA
- a CDS encoding anti-sigma factor, translating to MNTKEYISSGIIESYILGLASPEEAGILECVMKNNAEVKAAFEEAQKTLEDLATSQAITPPADLKSRIWNKIQQQEETAEKIQTVVTDISATRPQEETKIQEKSSWKTYAVAASVLFLISAAGNLFWMSNNAETKKEIAKMQTENKSQELAIQKMNQKMSLFSNPDMQMVMLKGVEKHTDSKAMVFWDKKTKEVYLNAESLPKAPEGMQYQLWAIADGKPVSAGMYSEEKDSKTALSNIPKAQAFAITLEKKGGSAVPTMENMYVMGEI from the coding sequence TTGAACACAAAAGAATACATATCATCCGGAATTATAGAATCTTATATTCTAGGTCTTGCTTCTCCTGAGGAAGCAGGGATTTTGGAGTGTGTGATGAAAAACAATGCTGAAGTGAAAGCGGCTTTTGAAGAAGCCCAGAAAACTTTGGAAGATCTGGCAACAAGCCAGGCCATAACTCCTCCGGCTGATTTAAAATCCAGAATCTGGAATAAGATCCAGCAACAGGAAGAGACTGCTGAAAAAATACAGACTGTTGTTACGGATATTTCTGCTACAAGACCTCAGGAAGAGACCAAGATTCAGGAGAAAAGCAGCTGGAAAACCTATGCGGTGGCTGCTTCCGTATTATTTCTGATCAGTGCTGCCGGGAATCTCTTCTGGATGAGCAATAATGCTGAAACGAAAAAAGAAATTGCCAAAATGCAGACTGAGAATAAGTCGCAGGAGCTTGCCATACAGAAAATGAATCAGAAGATGAGCCTGTTTTCCAACCCGGATATGCAGATGGTAATGCTGAAAGGAGTAGAAAAGCATACGGACTCCAAAGCAATGGTTTTCTGGGATAAAAAAACAAAAGAAGTATATCTTAACGCTGAAAGTCTTCCAAAAGCTCCGGAAGGAATGCAGTATCAGCTGTGGGCCATCGCCGATGGGAAACCTGTAAGTGCAGGAATGTACAGCGAAGAAAAAGACAGCAAAACTGCTCTTTCAAATATCCCAAAAGCACAGGCATTCGCTATAACTCTCGAGAAAAAAGGCGGCAGTGCAGTCCCTACTATGGAAAATATGTATGTAATGGGTGAAATCTAA
- a CDS encoding beta-1,6-N-acetylglucosaminyltransferase has translation MQTSVPTTSPQPQTLESHSDQHVRIAYFIMIHHKPEVFKAMFQKIYTRDQFYLIHIDRKAKEQFTDEIQMYLIRFPNVYILESINIVSGGFSMIQAELDAMEFLLNVSQEWDYFVNLSGEDYPLKSQNIIRKFLTENNGRNYLFYYDQKFYRPDTLKRIQNHFTELSYKVSSIIYKREFMKGVTPYIGGKWVIFTRDTCAFLVNNKRVMNFEDYYLHTFLPAESFFQTVLMNTSFNDLIVNDDKRAIIEKPIFGKKQTSDELILFLKATNHLFIRKVNEKTEEKVSKYIEESYDSPLPNIDEVGRELKINRRQDN, from the coding sequence ATGCAGACCTCTGTTCCTACAACCAGCCCCCAGCCTCAAACTTTAGAGTCGCACTCAGATCAACATGTGAGAATTGCCTACTTCATTATGATTCATCATAAGCCCGAAGTATTCAAAGCGATGTTTCAGAAGATTTATACGAGAGATCAATTTTACCTCATTCATATAGACCGGAAGGCTAAAGAACAGTTTACCGATGAGATTCAGATGTATCTCATCAGGTTTCCCAACGTCTATATTCTGGAAAGCATCAATATTGTATCCGGAGGATTCAGTATGATCCAGGCTGAACTTGATGCTATGGAATTCCTGCTTAATGTCAGTCAGGAATGGGATTATTTTGTTAATCTGAGCGGTGAAGATTACCCTTTGAAATCACAGAACATCATCAGGAAATTTCTTACAGAGAACAATGGAAGAAATTATCTTTTCTATTATGATCAGAAATTTTACCGTCCGGATACTCTTAAGAGAATACAAAATCATTTTACAGAGCTGTCTTATAAGGTTTCATCTATAATCTACAAAAGGGAATTTATGAAGGGAGTTACGCCCTACATAGGTGGGAAATGGGTTATTTTTACCAGAGATACCTGCGCTTTTCTTGTCAATAATAAAAGAGTGATGAATTTTGAGGATTATTATCTCCATACCTTTCTCCCTGCAGAATCATTTTTCCAGACTGTTCTTATGAATACTTCCTTTAATGATCTTATTGTAAATGATGATAAAAGAGCCATCATCGAAAAACCGATATTTGGCAAAAAGCAGACATCAGATGAGCTTATTCTTTTTCTGAAAGCTACCAACCACCTTTTCATCAGGAAAGTAAATGAGAAAACGGAAGAAAAGGTTTCGAAATACATTGAAGAAAGCTACGATAGTCCTTTACCGAATATAGACGAAGTGGGAAGAGAGCTAAAAATTAACAGAAGACAGGATAACTAG